The following are from one region of the Bradyrhizobium sediminis genome:
- a CDS encoding coniferyl aldehyde dehydrogenase, producing MDQSLKSPGQNALEDAFHRLFELTRTAPAPGLAERLDRLARLRAAVSDNEARFEQAISADFGHRCTIETTIAETMMLLGEIKHAAKSLKNWMAPKRVATSLQFFPAKNRLMPQPLGVVGIIAPWNYPLQLTLAPAVGAIAAGNRVMIKPSELVPRFSALLREVIAARFSADEIIVTGIEDEISKAFASLPFDHLIFTGSTRVGRLVAEAAGRNLTPVTLELGGKSPVIIDRSADLAEAAERIAYAKLLNAGQTCIAPDYVLVQEASVQDFADRLQANMQRMFGTDPDNKDYTSIVSERHYARLEGLVADAAAKGARIMQGAKPDDPAWKSKRKFPPTIVVGATPEMAIMQEEIFGPLLPVMGYRDASEPVTYVNKHDRPLALYWFGKDDAARDEVLDRTVSGGVTVNDCLFHFAQMYQPMGGVGASGTGAYHGEWGFDNLSKLKPVFYRSPFNRLADLYPPYGAKIARLQKMLRFLS from the coding sequence ATGGACCAGTCACTGAAAAGCCCTGGGCAAAACGCCCTGGAGGACGCCTTTCACCGCCTGTTCGAACTGACCCGGACGGCGCCGGCGCCTGGCCTCGCCGAGCGGCTGGACCGGCTGGCGCGGCTGCGCGCGGCGGTTTCGGACAATGAAGCCCGCTTCGAGCAGGCGATCTCGGCGGATTTCGGCCATCGCTGCACGATCGAGACCACGATCGCCGAAACCATGATGCTACTGGGCGAGATCAAGCACGCCGCCAAGAGCCTGAAGAACTGGATGGCGCCGAAGCGGGTGGCGACCTCGCTGCAGTTCTTTCCCGCCAAAAACCGCCTGATGCCGCAGCCGCTCGGCGTGGTCGGCATCATCGCGCCCTGGAATTATCCGCTGCAGCTGACGCTGGCGCCGGCGGTCGGGGCGATCGCCGCCGGCAACCGCGTCATGATCAAGCCGAGCGAACTGGTGCCGCGATTTTCCGCGCTGCTCAGGGAAGTGATCGCGGCCAGGTTCAGCGCCGACGAGATCATCGTCACCGGCATCGAGGACGAGATCTCCAAGGCGTTCGCCTCGCTGCCGTTCGACCACCTGATCTTCACCGGCTCGACCCGGGTCGGCCGCCTCGTGGCAGAGGCGGCGGGACGCAATCTGACGCCGGTCACGCTCGAACTCGGCGGCAAGTCGCCTGTCATCATCGACCGCTCCGCCGATCTCGCCGAGGCCGCCGAGCGCATCGCCTACGCAAAGCTGCTCAATGCCGGCCAGACCTGCATCGCGCCCGATTATGTGCTGGTGCAGGAGGCCTCCGTGCAGGATTTCGCCGACAGACTGCAGGCGAATATGCAACGGATGTTCGGCACCGACCCTGACAACAAGGACTACACCTCCATCGTCTCCGAACGGCACTATGCGCGGCTCGAAGGCCTGGTGGCGGACGCCGCCGCCAAGGGCGCACGGATCATGCAAGGCGCAAAACCCGACGACCCCGCCTGGAAATCAAAACGGAAATTTCCGCCGACCATCGTGGTCGGCGCGACGCCCGAGATGGCGATCATGCAGGAGGAAATCTTCGGGCCATTGCTGCCGGTGATGGGCTACAGGGACGCGAGCGAACCGGTGACCTATGTCAACAAGCACGACCGGCCGCTGGCGCTGTACTGGTTCGGCAAGGACGACGCGGCGCGCGACGAGGTGCTGGACCGCACCGTGTCCGGCGGCGTCACCGTCAACGACTGCCTGTTTCACTTCGCGCAGATGTACCAGCCGATGGGCGGCGTCGGCGCGTCCGGTACCGGCGCCTATCACGGCGAATGGGGTTTTGATAATCTGAGCAAGCTGAAGCCGGTGTTCTACCGCTCGCCGTTCAACCGCCTCGCCGATCTCTATCCGCCCTACGGCGCCAAGATCGCGCGGCTGCAAAAGATGCTGCGATTTTTGTCGTAG
- a CDS encoding GMC family oxidoreductase, whose product MTDTVDFVVVGGGSGGCAVAGRLSEDPKTSVAVLDAGGRNDNWVVTTPFALALMVPGKINNWAFDTVPQKGLNGRIGYQPRGKGLGGSSAINAMVYIRGHRSDYDQWASLGNPGWSFNDVLPYFKRSEDNADFGGEYHGKGGPLSVNKLRTDNPVQHIFLQAAQEGQFRYREDFNADEHEGLGIYQVTQKNGERWSAARAYIHPHMGSRANLRVETKAHATRILFEGKRAVGVEYRQGKELKQIRARREVIVSSGAFQTPQLLLLSGVGDATAVGKHGIAGVHHLPGVGQNLQDHPDFVFGYMSDNPNFNGISLGGIPRLLRAISQYRRERRGPMTSNFAECGGFLKTRPDLNVPDIQLHFGMAMADDHGRKRHNGTGFSMHVCLLRPKSRGNVALGSADPLAAPLIDPNFLGDPADLETMVAGFKVTRRLLETPALRALQKKDMFTEGVETDDQIRDLLRQRVDTVYHPVGTAKMGSDPMAVVDAKLKVHGLEGLRVVDASVMPTLIGGNTNAPTIMIGEKAADMIKAELRA is encoded by the coding sequence GTGACGGATACAGTCGATTTCGTGGTGGTGGGCGGCGGCTCCGGCGGCTGCGCGGTGGCGGGGCGCCTCTCCGAGGATCCCAAGACCTCGGTGGCGGTATTGGACGCCGGCGGCAGGAACGACAATTGGGTGGTGACCACCCCCTTCGCGCTGGCGCTGATGGTGCCGGGGAAGATCAACAACTGGGCGTTCGATACGGTGCCGCAGAAAGGCCTCAACGGCCGCATCGGCTATCAGCCGCGCGGCAAGGGGCTCGGCGGCTCGTCCGCGATCAACGCCATGGTCTATATCCGCGGCCATCGCAGCGATTACGATCAATGGGCCTCGCTCGGCAATCCCGGCTGGTCGTTCAACGACGTGCTGCCCTATTTCAAGCGCTCCGAGGATAACGCCGATTTCGGCGGCGAGTACCACGGCAAGGGCGGGCCTCTGTCCGTCAACAAGCTGCGCACCGACAATCCGGTGCAGCATATCTTCCTGCAGGCGGCGCAGGAGGGCCAGTTCCGCTACCGCGAGGACTTCAACGCCGATGAGCACGAAGGCCTCGGCATCTACCAGGTGACGCAGAAGAACGGCGAGCGCTGGAGCGCGGCGCGCGCCTATATCCACCCGCATATGGGCAGCCGCGCCAATTTGCGCGTCGAAACCAAAGCGCATGCGACCCGCATCCTGTTCGAAGGCAAGCGCGCGGTCGGCGTCGAATACAGGCAAGGCAAGGAGCTGAAGCAGATCCGCGCCCGGCGCGAGGTGATCGTTTCCTCCGGCGCGTTCCAGACCCCGCAACTGCTGCTGCTGTCGGGCGTCGGCGACGCCACAGCAGTCGGCAAGCACGGCATCGCCGGCGTGCATCATTTGCCCGGCGTCGGACAGAACCTGCAGGACCACCCCGACTTCGTGTTCGGCTACATGTCGGACAACCCGAACTTCAACGGCATCTCGCTGGGAGGCATTCCGCGGCTGCTGCGCGCCATCAGCCAGTACCGCCGGGAGCGCCGCGGGCCGATGACCTCGAATTTCGCCGAGTGCGGCGGCTTCCTGAAAACCCGCCCCGACCTCAACGTGCCCGACATCCAGCTGCATTTCGGCATGGCGATGGCCGACGATCACGGCCGCAAGCGCCACAACGGCACCGGCTTTTCCATGCACGTCTGCCTACTGCGCCCCAAGAGCCGCGGCAACGTCGCGCTCGGCAGCGCCGATCCGCTTGCTGCGCCGCTGATCGATCCGAATTTCCTGGGCGATCCCGCCGATCTCGAAACCATGGTCGCAGGCTTCAAGGTCACGCGGCGGCTATTGGAGACGCCGGCGCTGCGCGCCCTGCAGAAGAAGGACATGTTCACCGAGGGCGTCGAGACCGACGACCAGATCCGCGACCTGCTGCGCCAGCGCGTCGATACCGTCTATCACCCGGTCGGCACCGCCAAAATGGGCAGCGACCCGATGGCCGTGGTCGACG